One part of the Arabidopsis thaliana chromosome 1 sequence genome encodes these proteins:
- a CDS encoding ARM repeat superfamily protein (ARM repeat superfamily protein; FUNCTIONS IN: binding; INVOLVED IN: biological_process unknown; LOCATED IN: chloroplast thylakoid lumen; EXPRESSED IN: 23 plant structures; EXPRESSED DURING: 15 growth stages; CONTAINS InterPro DOMAIN/s: HEAT (InterPro:IPR000357), Armadillo-like helical (InterPro:IPR011989), Armadillo (InterPro:IPR000225), Armadillo-type fold (InterPro:IPR016024); Has 1374 Blast hits to 1058 proteins in 203 species: Archae - 0; Bacteria - 0; Metazoa - 493; Fungi - 490; Plants - 280; Viruses - 0; Other Eukaryotes - 111 (source: NCBI BLink).): MPTTTTSSASSSSSASGNNRQSDVFSRLASSDPEVKLKALREVKNQIIGNRTKKLSFLKLGAIPAIASVLADADDSDECNNILVQSAAALGSFACGFEAGVQAVLDAGVFPHLLRLLTNTDEKVVDAGARSLRMIFQSNQAPKYDFLQEKNMEFLFSLLNSENENVSGLGASIIAHACGTSVEQRVLCEAGVLEKLVILLDGSLSQREACLESLATVLKNNPEAVSDFVGLESGKYFNSVTELTKDRYPRTRLLSCLCLVVIYNTSPSYFINMGTKSSLITTLLELLNDPGQSGDDAALGLSCLIAEKEDLQQLAYEADAIKNIVEILKTGSELQSKRLQGLFLSLAELCSKLEDCRCSFLSLQVLDLLTDALRHKDADVRAAACICFRNAARSVKSLSAGRFNSDHVMLPLVQLLHDPSSSVQVAVLGALNNIVMDFSSPKSSFIEYGGIKQLTELSKSMDPNTRCSALRALRNLMFLADIKRKELFYSDVKAQGLACLISDPEPPVQEQALALLRNLVDGCISSIEFVFDEDGLILDTVGRQLRKAPQAQMAIQGMYVLTNVASGTELHKEAVMEQLFPQAKAGSENFMLKFLQSDESQLRSAAVWTIINLISPSSPGAFDRHVKLRNAGIIPQLKNMVNDACLDVKIRIRTVLGQSMSFGDNY, from the exons ATGcctaccaccaccacctcctccgcttcttcctcctcctctgccTCCGGTAACAATCGTCAATCCGATGTATTCTCTCGTCTCGCTTCTTCTGACCCTGAAGTCAAGCTTAAGGCCCTTCGCGAGGTCAAAAACCAGATTATCGGAAATCGTACAAAAAAGCTCTCTTTTCTCAAACTCGGAGCTATTCCCGCCATAGCTTCTGTTCTCGCTGATGCTGACGATTCTGATGAATGTAATAACATCCTCGTGCAATCTGCGGCGGCTCTTGGCAGTTTCGCTTGTGGGTTTGAAGCCGGTGTTCAAGCTGTTCTTGACGCCGGCGTTTTccctcatcttcttcgtcttctcacTAATACTGACgaaaag gtAGTAGATGCGGGGGCTCGTTCGCTTAGAATGATATTTCAATCTAATCAAGCTCCAAAGTATGATTTTCTTCAAGAGAAAAACATGGAGTTTCTTTTCTCGTTGTTGAATAGTGAGAATGAGAACGTTAGTGGGCTTGGTGCGAGTATTATCGCTCATGCTTGTGGAACAAGTGTAGAGCAACGGGTTCTCTGTGAAGCTGGTGTCTTGGAGAAGCTTGTTATCCTTCTTGATGGTTCTTTAAGCCAAAGAGAAGCTTGTCTTGAATCTTTAGCTACGGTTTTGAAGAATAATCCTGAAGctgtttctgattttgttggACTTGAGTCTGGGAAGTATTTTAATTCTGTGACTGAGTTAACAAAGGATAGGTATCCGAGGACTAGGCTGCTTTCTTGTCTTTGCTTAGTTGTCATATACAACACTTCTCCATCTTATTTCATAAACATGGGAACCAAATCAAGTTTGATAACTACTCTGCTTGAGCTTCTTAATGACCCTGGTCAATCTGGAGATGATGCTGCCTTGGGTTTATCCTGTCTGATTGCGGAAAAAGAGGATTTACAACAGTTAGCTTACGAGGCCGATGCAATCAAGAATATtgttgagatcttgaagaCAGGTAGTGAGCTCCAGTCTAAACGTCTtcagggtttgtttttgtctctAGCTGAATTGTGCTCAAAGCTAGAGGATTGCAGATGTAGCTTCCTGTCATTGCAG GTATTAGACCTGCTGACTGATGCGCTAAGACACAAAGATGCTGATGTAAGAGCTGCGGCATGCATTTGCTTTAGAAACGCTGCTCGATCAGTCAAG AGTTTGAGTGCAGGACGATTCAACAGCGATCATGTTATGCTTCCTTTGGTTCAGCTATTGCATGATCCATCTTCCTCTGTCCAG GTTGCAGTTCTTGGTGCTCTGAACAATATAGTAATGGATTTTTCATCACCGAAGTCATCATTTATCGAGTATGGAGGGATAAAACAGCTTACTGAGTTGTCAAAATCAATGGATCCAAATACTCGGTGTAGCGCTTTGCGGGCTTTAAGGAACCTCATGTTCCTTGCCGACATTAAACGTAAAGAACTCTTTTATTCAGACGTTAAGGCTCAAGGACTTGCTTGTCTCATTAGTG ATCCTGAGCCCCCAGTGCAAGAGCAAGCTTTGGCCCTCCTCCGTAATCTTGTTGATGGATGTATCAGCTCTATCGAGTTTGTATTTGATGAAGATGGTCTTATCTTAGATACTGTTGGGAGGCAATTGAGGAAAGCTCCACAGGCACAAATGGCAATACAG GGAATGTATGTGCTCACGAATGTAGCGAGTGGGACTGAGTTACATAAAGAAGCGGTTATGGAGCAACTGTTTCCTCAAGCTAAAGCTGGATCAGAGAATTTCATGCTTAAGTTTTTGCAGAGCGACGAGAGCCAGTTACGGTCAGCAGCAGTCTGGACAATCATAAACCTCATTAGTCCTTCAAGCCCCGGTGCATTTGATCGGCATGTGAAATTACGGAATGCGGGTATCATTCCCCAGTTAAAAAACATGGTCAATGACGCTTGCCTCGATGTTAAG ATTCGCATCAGGACTGTATTAGGCCAGTCCATGTCTTTTGGCGATAATTACTAA
- a CDS encoding cyclin-dependent kinase inhibitor SMR3-like protein (unknown protein; FUNCTIONS IN: molecular_function unknown; INVOLVED IN: biological_process unknown; LOCATED IN: chloroplast; BEST Arabidopsis thaliana protein match is: unknown protein (TAIR:AT3G20898.1); Has 52 Blast hits to 52 proteins in 9 species: Archae - 0; Bacteria - 0; Metazoa - 2; Fungi - 0; Plants - 50; Viruses - 0; Other Eukaryotes - 0 (source: NCBI BLink).) — translation MASKGKKPLRRTTTRRRKRSHFKNPSPPCSINSDVTSTSSTSTSPTSTATPSPVSAESGCCTPEKSRIPEMLTCPPAPKKQKVAQNCALRRRQIAFFAPPDVELFFVFALGQQNNK, via the coding sequence ATGGCatcaaaaggaaagaaaccACTAAGAAGAACAactacaagaagaagaaaaagaagccaCTTCAAGAACCCATCTCCTCCATGTAGTATCAATAGTGACGTCACTTCAACGTCATCAACATCTACTTCACCCACATCAACGGCCACGCCATCTCCGGTTTCAGCAGAGAGTGGATGTTGTACTCCGGAGAAGTCACGAATACCGGAGATGCTGACGTGTCCACCGGCACCGAAGAAGCAAAAGGTGGCGCAAAACTGCGCTTTAAGGAGGAGACAAATCGCTTTCTTTGCTCCTCCGGATGTAGAGCTCTTCTTCGTTTTCGCACTTggtcaacaaaataataaataa
- the DABB1 gene encoding dimeric A/B barrel domainS-protein 1 (dimeric A/B barrel domainS-protein 1 (DABB1); CONTAINS InterPro DOMAIN/s: Stress responsive alpha-beta barrel (InterPro:IPR013097), Dimeric alpha-beta barrel (InterPro:IPR011008); BEST Arabidopsis thaliana protein match is: Stress responsive alpha-beta barrel domain protein (TAIR:AT2G31670.1); Has 154 Blast hits to 154 proteins in 49 species: Archae - 2; Bacteria - 68; Metazoa - 0; Fungi - 0; Plants - 82; Viruses - 0; Other Eukaryotes - 2 (source: NCBI BLink).): protein MSSIVEHVVLFKLNDDDVDSGKINSMVNGINELVNLDQVLHLYCGSIHRLITTTASDFTHVLHSRYRSKEDLNAYAIHPDHVRVVKESESIREDIMAVDWIAEQAPEALAPPLGSIGKITLLKLKENVMEEAKLEIMEVMKEKFEGIDQITVGENFSPGRSKDFSIGSISYFRDLGEIEAVDDQMKLQNDKIRDYVDDTIVVEFNVPSSS, encoded by the coding sequence ATGTCTTCAATCGTCGAGCACGTCGTTCTATTCAAGCTCAACGACGACGACGTTGACTCCGGCAAGATCAACTCCATGGTCAACGGAATCAACGAACTAGTCAATCTCGACCAAGTGCTTCACCTCTACTGCGGTTCAATCCACCGCCTTATCACGACCACCGCCTCCGACTTCACTCACGTCCTTCATAGCCGTTACAGATCCAAAGAAGATCTCAACGCTTACGCTATACATCCCGATCACGTTCGTGTTGTCAAGGAATCAGAATCGATTCGCGAAGATATCATGGCCGTTGATTGGATCGCCGAACAAGCTCCGGAAGCCCTAGCACCGCCTCTTGGTTCAATTGGTAAAATCACGCTTCTTAAATTGAAAGAGAATGTCATGGAAGAAGCGAAATTGGAGATTATGGAAGTGATGAAGGAGAAATTTGAAGGAATTGATCAGATTACTGTTGGAGAAAACTTTTCTCCGGGGAGATCTAAAGATTTCTCTATTGGATCGATTTCGTATTTTAGGGATTTGGGTGAAATTGAGGCTGTGGATGATCAGATGAAGTTGCAGAATGATAAGATTCGTGATTATGTTGATGATACCATTGTTGTTGAGTTCAATGTGCCGTCTTCTTCATAA
- a CDS encoding F-box/RNI-like/FBD-like domains-containing protein (F-box/RNI-like/FBD-like domains-containing protein; FUNCTIONS IN: molecular_function unknown; INVOLVED IN: biological_process unknown; LOCATED IN: cellular_component unknown; CONTAINS InterPro DOMAIN/s: F-box domain, cyclin-like (InterPro:IPR001810), F-box domain, Skp2-like (InterPro:IPR022364), Leucine-rich repeat 2 (InterPro:IPR013101); BEST Arabidopsis thaliana protein match is: F-box/RNI-like/FBD-like domains-containing protein (TAIR:AT5G53840.1).), producing MVGGKKKTKICDKVSHEEDRISQLPEPLISEILFHLSTKDSVRTSALSTKWRYLWQSVPGLDLDPYASSNTNTIVSFVESFFDSHRDSWIRKLRLDLGYHHDKYDLMSWIDAATTRRIQHLDVHCFHDNKIPLSIYTCTTLVHLRLRWAVLTNPEFVSLPCLKIMHFENVSYPNETTLQKLISGSPVLEELILFSTMYPKGNVLQLRSDTLKRLDINEFIDVVIYAPLLQCLRAKMYSTKNFQIISSGFPAKLDIDFVNTGGRYQKKKVIEDILIDISRVRDLVISSNTWKEFFLYSKSRPLLQFRYISHLNARFYISDLEMLPTLLESCPKLESLILEMVKNQSTRRHGEKREPNVMVSTVPWCLVSSLKFVELKRSIPRLNVYYTKKAKCAFLTELVAIPRCSSTCVVLVL from the exons atggtGGGTGGcaagaagaaaaccaagaTATGTGACAAAGTGTCACATGAGGAAGATAGGATAAGCCAGTTACCGGAACCTTTGATATCTGAAAtactttttcatctttctacCAAGGACTCTGTCAGAACAAGCGCTTTGTCTACCAAATGGAGATATCTTTGGCAATCGGTTCCTGGATTGGACTTAGACCCCTACGCATCCTCAAATACCAATACAATTGTGAGTTTTgttgaaagtttttttgatTCCCACAGGGATTCATGGATACGCAAACTCCGTTTAGATTTGGGTTATCATCATGATAAGTATGATCTCATGTCATGGATTGATGCTGCGACTACGCGTAGGATTCAGCATCTTGATGTTCATTGTTTTCACGATAATAAGATACCCTTGAGCATATATACATGCACGACGTTGGTACACTTACGACTCCGTTGGGCTGTCTTGACTAATCCCGAGTTTGTTTCCTTACCTTGTCTGAAGATCATgcattttgaaaatgttagcTATCCCAATGAGACCACGTTGCAGAAACTTATCTCAGGCTCTCCAGTTCTAGAAGAATTAATACTCTTCAGCACTATGTATCCTAAGGGAAACGTTTTACAATTGCGCTCTGATACGCTAAAGAGACTCGATATCAATGAGTTTATTGACGTTGTGATTTATGCACCTCTACTCCAGTGTCTGAGGGCTAAGATGTACTCAACAAAGAACTTTCAGATCATCAGTTCGGGTTTCCCTGCCAAACTAGATATTGATTTCGTCAATACTGGTGGgagataccaaaaaaaaaaagtgattgaAGATATCCTCATCGATATTTCGAGGGTCAGGGATCTAGTTATTAGTAGTAATACTTGGAAG GAATTCTTTCTATACTCAAAGTCAAGACCATTGCTCCAGTTTCGTTACATATCCCATTTGAATGctagattttatatatctgATCTTGAAATGTTGCCAACGCTTCTTGAGAGCTGCCCAAAACTTGAATCTCTCATATTG GAAATGGTCAAGAACCAATCCACGCGACGTCATGGGGAGAAGCGAGAACCAAATGTGATGGTTTCAACAGTGCCTTGGTGTTTGGTATCGTCGCTCAAGTTTGTGGAATTGAAACGTTCAATCCCAAG GCTCAATGTTTACTACACGAAGAAGGCAAAGTGTGCCTTCCTTACAGAACTCGTTGCAATACCAAGATGCTCTAGCACATGTGTAGTCCTTGTTCTTTAA
- a CDS encoding F-box/RNI-like/FBD-like domains-containing protein (F-box/RNI-like/FBD-like domains-containing protein; CONTAINS InterPro DOMAIN/s: FBD (InterPro:IPR013596), F-box domain, cyclin-like (InterPro:IPR001810), FBD-like (InterPro:IPR006566), F-box domain, Skp2-like (InterPro:IPR022364), Leucine-rich repeat 2 (InterPro:IPR013101); BEST Arabidopsis thaliana protein match is: F-box/RNI-like/FBD-like domains-containing protein (TAIR:AT5G53840.1); Has 2026 Blast hits to 1985 proteins in 24 species: Archae - 0; Bacteria - 0; Metazoa - 0; Fungi - 0; Plants - 2026; Viruses - 0; Other Eukaryotes - 0 (source: NCBI BLink).): protein MVGGKKKTKICDKVSHEEDRISQLPEPLISEILFHLSTKDSVRTSALSTKWRYLWQSVPGLDLDPYASSNTNTIVSFVESFFDSHRDSWIRKLRLDLGYHHDKYDLMSWIDAATTRRIQHLDVHCFHDNKIPLSIYTCTTLVHLRLRWAVLTNPEFVSLPCLKIMHFENVSYPNETTLQKLISGSPVLEELILFSTMYPKGNVLQLRSDTLKRLDINEFIDVVIYAPLLQCLRAKMYSTKNFQIISSGFPAKLDIDFVNTGGRYQKKKVIEDILIDISRVRDLVISSNTWKEFFLYSKSRPLLQFRYISHLNARFYISDLEMLPTLLESCPKLESLILEMVKNQSTRRHGEKREPNVMVSTVPWCLVSSLKFVELKRSIPRYEGEMELVRYVLTNSTVLKKLRLNVYYTKKAKCAFLTELVAIPRCSSTCVVLVL from the exons atggtGGGTGGcaagaagaaaaccaagaTATGTGACAAAGTGTCACATGAGGAAGATAGGATAAGCCAGTTACCGGAACCTTTGATATCTGAAAtactttttcatctttctacCAAGGACTCTGTCAGAACAAGCGCTTTGTCTACCAAATGGAGATATCTTTGGCAATCGGTTCCTGGATTGGACTTAGACCCCTACGCATCCTCAAATACCAATACAATTGTGAGTTTTgttgaaagtttttttgatTCCCACAGGGATTCATGGATACGCAAACTCCGTTTAGATTTGGGTTATCATCATGATAAGTATGATCTCATGTCATGGATTGATGCTGCGACTACGCGTAGGATTCAGCATCTTGATGTTCATTGTTTTCACGATAATAAGATACCCTTGAGCATATATACATGCACGACGTTGGTACACTTACGACTCCGTTGGGCTGTCTTGACTAATCCCGAGTTTGTTTCCTTACCTTGTCTGAAGATCATgcattttgaaaatgttagcTATCCCAATGAGACCACGTTGCAGAAACTTATCTCAGGCTCTCCAGTTCTAGAAGAATTAATACTCTTCAGCACTATGTATCCTAAGGGAAACGTTTTACAATTGCGCTCTGATACGCTAAAGAGACTCGATATCAATGAGTTTATTGACGTTGTGATTTATGCACCTCTACTCCAGTGTCTGAGGGCTAAGATGTACTCAACAAAGAACTTTCAGATCATCAGTTCGGGTTTCCCTGCCAAACTAGATATTGATTTCGTCAATACTGGTGGgagataccaaaaaaaaaaagtgattgaAGATATCCTCATCGATATTTCGAGGGTCAGGGATCTAGTTATTAGTAGTAATACTTGGAAG GAATTCTTTCTATACTCAAAGTCAAGACCATTGCTCCAGTTTCGTTACATATCCCATTTGAATGctagattttatatatctgATCTTGAAATGTTGCCAACGCTTCTTGAGAGCTGCCCAAAACTTGAATCTCTCATATTG GAAATGGTCAAGAACCAATCCACGCGACGTCATGGGGAGAAGCGAGAACCAAATGTGATGGTTTCAACAGTGCCTTGGTGTTTGGTATCGTCGCTCAAGTTTGTGGAATTGAAACGTTCAATCCCAAGGTATGAAGGAGAAATGGAGCTAGTAAGATATGTCCTGACGAATTCAACAGTCCTGAAGAAATTAAGGCTCAATGTTTACTACACGAAGAAGGCAAAGTGTGCCTTCCTTACAGAACTCGTTGCAATACCAAGATGCTCTAGCACATGTGTAGTCCTTGTTCTTTAA
- a CDS encoding F-box/RNI-like/FBD-like domains-containing protein (F-box/RNI-like/FBD-like domains-containing protein; CONTAINS InterPro DOMAIN/s: F-box domain, cyclin-like (InterPro:IPR001810), F-box domain, Skp2-like (InterPro:IPR022364), Leucine-rich repeat 2 (InterPro:IPR013101); BEST Arabidopsis thaliana protein match is: F-box/RNI-like/FBD-like domains-containing protein (TAIR:AT5G53840.1); Has 35333 Blast hits to 34131 proteins in 2444 species: Archae - 798; Bacteria - 22429; Metazoa - 974; Fungi - 991; Plants - 531; Viruses - 0; Other Eukaryotes - 9610 (source: NCBI BLink).): protein MVGGKKKTKICDKVSHEEDRISQLPEPLISEILFHLSTKDSVRTSALSTKWRYLWQSVPGLDLDPYASSNTNTIVSFVESFFDSHRDSWIRKLRLDLGYHHDKYDLMSWIDAATTRRIQHLDVHCFHDNKIPLSIYTCTTLVHLRLRWAVLTNPEFVSLPCLKIMHFENVSYPNETTLQKLISGSPVLEELILFSTMYPKGNVLQLRSDTLKRLDINEFIDVVIYAPLLQCLRAKMYSTKNFQIISSGFPAKLDIDFVNTGGRYQKKKVIEDILIDISRVRDLVISSNTWKEFFLYSKSRPLLQFRYISHLNARFYISDLEMLPTLLESCPKLESLILVMSSFNPS, encoded by the exons atggtGGGTGGcaagaagaaaaccaagaTATGTGACAAAGTGTCACATGAGGAAGATAGGATAAGCCAGTTACCGGAACCTTTGATATCTGAAAtactttttcatctttctacCAAGGACTCTGTCAGAACAAGCGCTTTGTCTACCAAATGGAGATATCTTTGGCAATCGGTTCCTGGATTGGACTTAGACCCCTACGCATCCTCAAATACCAATACAATTGTGAGTTTTgttgaaagtttttttgatTCCCACAGGGATTCATGGATACGCAAACTCCGTTTAGATTTGGGTTATCATCATGATAAGTATGATCTCATGTCATGGATTGATGCTGCGACTACGCGTAGGATTCAGCATCTTGATGTTCATTGTTTTCACGATAATAAGATACCCTTGAGCATATATACATGCACGACGTTGGTACACTTACGACTCCGTTGGGCTGTCTTGACTAATCCCGAGTTTGTTTCCTTACCTTGTCTGAAGATCATgcattttgaaaatgttagcTATCCCAATGAGACCACGTTGCAGAAACTTATCTCAGGCTCTCCAGTTCTAGAAGAATTAATACTCTTCAGCACTATGTATCCTAAGGGAAACGTTTTACAATTGCGCTCTGATACGCTAAAGAGACTCGATATCAATGAGTTTATTGACGTTGTGATTTATGCACCTCTACTCCAGTGTCTGAGGGCTAAGATGTACTCAACAAAGAACTTTCAGATCATCAGTTCGGGTTTCCCTGCCAAACTAGATATTGATTTCGTCAATACTGGTGGgagataccaaaaaaaaaaagtgattgaAGATATCCTCATCGATATTTCGAGGGTCAGGGATCTAGTTATTAGTAGTAATACTTGGAAG GAATTCTTTCTATACTCAAAGTCAAGACCATTGCTCCAGTTTCGTTACATATCCCATTTGAATGctagattttatatatctgATCTTGAAATGTTGCCAACGCTTCTTGAGAGCTGCCCAAAACTTGAATCTCTCATATTGGTAATGAGTAGCTTTAACCCTTCTTGA